From Candidatus Nomurabacteria bacterium:
CGAGGTGCTCAGTCTCATCGGCAACATCGGCGCTAAAGACGACGGGCAGATCATTATGCATATCCACGGCACCTTTGGACGCAAAGACCTCTCGGTCTTCGGCGGCCACCTTTTTTCAATGCAGATCTCGGGCGCTGGAGAGATCCACTTCACGGTGTTTGATGGCACGATCAACCGCTCCTTCGATGAGGCAACCGGTCTCAATCTCATGTGCCACGTGCCTGAGTAATTTTGGGGACAACCACTTGCTGCAAGTGTCCGAGCGTGATACAAAGGATTTATAGTATTAACGCTATAAAACAGAATAGATTTAAACACTATGGAACCAATCCTACTCGCGTTCCTGGTCACCCTCGGAGCCGGTCTTGCAACCGGAATCGGGAGTTTCCTCGCGTTCGCAGCAAAAGACACAAACAAAAAATTCTTATCCTTCATGCTCGGCCTTTCGGCCGGTGTGATGATCTATGTCTCACTGGTTGAGATATTTCAAAAGGCAGTTACCTCGCTTGGTGAAGCCTTTGGTGATCATGCCACTGGCTACCTCTGGGCTACCATCGGCTTCTTTGGTGGCGTGGCCGTGATCTGGATCATCGATCACTTCATGCACGGCAGTGCTGAAGGCAGTCCGCACGAAGCGCATGAAGCACACGAAATGGACCACCCAGACAAAGAGGAGCATGAAAAACGCGCTCTCCTCAAAATGGGAACCTTCACTGCGCTCGCTATCGCGATCCACAACTTTCCCGAAGGACTTGCGACTTTCTTGGCAACCATGAACGAACCAGCGCTTGGTATCTCACTCGCGATCGCGATCGCGATCCACAACGTACCTGAAGGTGTGGCAGTATCCATCCCGATCTACCATGCTACCGGTAGCCGCGTGAAGGCATTCTGGTATTCATTTGCCTCAGGCCTGGCCGAACCGGTCGGTGCCCTACTCGGCTACTTCCTCCTGATCCAGTTCATCAGTGATCAGGTATTCGGAGTGATCTTCGCTGGCGTGGCGGGTATCATGGTGTTCATTGCACTTGATGAACTCCTCCCCGCTGCACAGAAGTATGGCTACCATCATCATTCGATCATCGGTGCCATCATCGGCATGGGAATCATGGCGGTCAGCTTGGTACTCTTCCTCTTTTAGTTGAAGTCACGATTAAAAAATGGGCGTGCTGTCGTAAGGCAGCACGCCCGTTGCGTTACTCATTCATCTTCAAGATCGAGGAACTCCAAGAGCAGCGAAGCATACACCCCACCAAAGCCGAAGCTATTGAGGAGCACCCAGATTGAGTCTTGCACGATCGTAGTCCGAACATGATTGACCACATCGCACTCCGGATCGAGGGACCCATCGGCTTCAAGACCACGTGTCGGTGGAATGAGTCCAGCCTGCACGAAGCTGATAACTGCCACAAGCTCTGCGATGGCTGCCGCTCCGAGCAGGTGCCCGATGTACGACTTCATCGACATAACTTTGATCTCAGCAGCTATCACAGAGACCGCATCAGCTATAAGCGCATACTCCGGATCAGATTCGACCTCTTCCCAGGTCAATCCTTCTTTCAGATACATACCGAGTTCCGGGAAGCGTGCGATATCTTTGAACATTTCCTGCAACGCCAGTCTGACGACGGCATTTGTTTCAGCGATATCACCCGCTCCAGTGCCAGTACCATGAACCTTGATCCAGTCGACATCTTCGAGCGGCACACGAGCTTTTGCCAATGCCAAGCCCATGACCATTGCCGCAGCTTCAGCATTCGGACTTGTAATAGAGCCGCCAGTCGTACCGCCACCACAGTCACCATAGCCAGCGATCTTTACAATCGGCTTGAGACCGAGCTTGCGCGCCTTGGCGTACGTCATCATAACGATCGCCGCAGCACCTTCACCCATCACGAATCCGTCCCGATCAGTATGGAACGGCAAGCCCTTCCCAAGCACACCTTGCACCTGGAAGGAACCGATGCCAAAGTCAGAAATCCCGGCTTCGGCGCCAACCACGAGACCAGCTTCTGCATCGCCAGCCCGGATGATTCGAATCATGTCGATAATCGCAATCGCCGACGCGGCACAAGCATCACCCTTCACACCAACCGGGCCGGTGAAGCCGTACTTCTCGATGAGATACCCTTGCAGAATGTTCGGCAAGTAGCCGAGATTGTAATGAATCTTGCGCAGCGGTTTCCCAGCTGCCAAAACCGCCTCGGCTTCAGCGACGGTATTGAGACCTGCTCCACCTGTAGCGGTTGTGCACGCAAACCGCGACACGTCGATACCTTCAAGCGGAGCCATGGCTTCTTTCGCCGCGATCAGCCCGAAGAGCTGATGCCGGTCATACCGTTTCGCCTCTTTTCTCGTGAGTCCAGCCAGTTCGGCCAGCTCACCATCAGTGAGGGGCACCGGCGCTACCAAGGCAGTACTGAGCGATGTGTCTCGTGTCGAGAAGTCGATCGGCATGTATTTGTCGGCCTTACCGACAGTTATAAACTCCGGACCGCCTACCTTGAGCATTTCGATACGCTCGTCGACAGTCGTACCAGCGCCATCGATCGCACCCATACTCACGATCACGATATCTGTGTCTTTCATCTTCTCCCCCTCTGCAATTTGCAGAAATTTGTAAACAACAAAACCTGTAGTTTGTACAGATAAAACCTGCTGGCACTGTAACACACTCCATAAAAAATGGAATCCCGCTCCCGCTTTTTTGCCATACAAGAGGAGGGGGGATAATCCATCATTGACAGATTTTTTATATACTGTATATTCGTGCGGTGTTTCACCCAGAAACACCACCCACTTCCCCGGTTTCGGGCGGGTGTAGTTCCACCACACAAGAGGAAATCCCCTTGAACCAGACCAATCCGTTCAGCCTGCAGATCAACAACGGCGCGACCATCACGATCAATAACATCGGTGACATCACCGACCAGGTGACCGACGGGTACCGCAAGATCTCCGGCAGCATCACCGACGACAACGGCACGCGCGAGATCCACTCGCCCGAGTTCAAGATCACGAAACCTGGCAACCTCAAGTTCCGCGACTTCGCCAACATGAGCCCGGACGATCGCATGATGTCCCTGGCCATCATGCACGTGATCACCGTCGGCGACCTGAACGCCATCGCGGCGTAAACGGCTACGGCCTGCGGCCCCTCCAGCTTGGAGGGGCTTTTTTAATGCTAAAGAAAGTGGCCGGCGCCGAAGGCGCCGGCCATTTTCTTTTCACCTATCCAAGTGCTACATCAAGTGTCATCATGACCGCAAAGCCGATCATCGCTCCGGTAGTAGCCAGATCTGTCATTCCCATACCGCCACGCTGTGCTTCCGGGATCAATTCTTCCACCACCACAAACAGCATTGCACCAGCCGCAAATGCCAGTGCGTACGGCAAGATAGGTGTCGCCACAAGCACCACCGCAGCGCCGATCACAGCCGCGATCGGCTCAACCGCACCCGATAGCTGCCCAAACCACCATGCCTTCTTTCGACTAAATCCTTCACGACGAAGTGGTACTGATACTGCGGCTCCTTCTGGGAAGTTCTGAATACCGATACCAACAGCGAGCGCAATTGCCCCTGCCAGCGTCGCACTTTCAAGCCCAGCATACGCAGCTCCAAACGCCACACCAACTGCGAGTCCTTCCGGAATGTTATGCAGTGTGATAGCAGACACCAAGAGAATACTGCGATGCCAAGACGTCTTCGGCCCTTCAGCATCCTCCTTCGGGAAGCCCATGTGCAGGTGCGGAATGACTTTATCCATCACCCACAGCGTAGCAACACCGAGTAAAAATCCGATCAGAGGCTGCACCCAACCACCATCTGACATTTCGATCGCAGGCGAAAGCAGCGACCAAAAGCTCGCAGCGATCATCACCCCAGCTGCAAAGCCGAGCATCGCGTTCAAGATGCGCTTATTGATTTCCTTAAAGAAGATCACGATAGTGGCACCAAGCGCGGTGACACTCCAAGTAAAAAGTCCGGCAAGCAACGCTTGCTCAACTGGACCAAGTCCAATAAACCATTCAACCATACGTTGTTAGTTACAATTATTATTCATGAGTTCAGAGAGAAATAAGAACTCTTTAGTAAGTGGAGCTGTTTAAAGCTACATTTGTAGTATACGGACAAGATCGATTTTCAGCAAGTAGGTTAGGAACAGGCGCGAAAAAGCCGGACCTCCGTCCGGCTTTTTCGCGCCCACTTCCACTACTTCTTGATCGCGCTCGCCACTGCTTTTACCAAGCCTGGCGTCATGACCG
This genomic window contains:
- the zupT gene encoding zinc transporter ZupT, which gives rise to MEPILLAFLVTLGAGLATGIGSFLAFAAKDTNKKFLSFMLGLSAGVMIYVSLVEIFQKAVTSLGEAFGDHATGYLWATIGFFGGVAVIWIIDHFMHGSAEGSPHEAHEAHEMDHPDKEEHEKRALLKMGTFTALAIAIHNFPEGLATFLATMNEPALGISLAIAIAIHNVPEGVAVSIPIYHATGSRVKAFWYSFASGLAEPVGALLGYFLLIQFISDQVFGVIFAGVAGIMVFIALDELLPAAQKYGYHHHSIIGAIIGMGIMAVSLVLFLF
- a CDS encoding ZIP family metal transporter, producing MVEWFIGLGPVEQALLAGLFTWSVTALGATIVIFFKEINKRILNAMLGFAAGVMIAASFWSLLSPAIEMSDGGWVQPLIGFLLGVATLWVMDKVIPHLHMGFPKEDAEGPKTSWHRSILLVSAITLHNIPEGLAVGVAFGAAYAGLESATLAGAIALAVGIGIQNFPEGAAVSVPLRREGFSRKKAWWFGQLSGAVEPIAAVIGAAVVLVATPILPYALAFAAGAMLFVVVEELIPEAQRGGMGMTDLATTGAMIGFAVMMTLDVALG
- a CDS encoding DUF296 domain-containing protein: MQIVHQQDNVYTLSFSRGEEVMSVIADHCKKHNITAAHLTGLGAADQLDIAYYNLATKEYERHTIDEEVEVLSLIGNIGAKDDGQIIMHIHGTFGRKDLSVFGGHLFSMQISGAGEIHFTVFDGTINRSFDEATGLNLMCHVPE